The Nevskiales bacterium genome contains the following window.
GCCGGCCCATCGCGCCGCGGCTATGCGGGCATGACGCCCGAGGAACTGGACCGGGAGCGGCGCCGGCGCCTTCTCGATGCCGCGCTCGAGCTGTTCGCCAAACAGGGCTATGCGCACACCTCGATCGAGCAGTTGTGCGCGCAGTCCCGCGTCACGGCGCGCTACTTCTATCAGCTGTTCAGCAGTCGCGAGGCCCTGCTGCGCGCCCTCTACGACGAGATCATCGCCCGCACCCGCGCGGCCACGCTGGCTGCGCTGTCCGGGCCCGGCCAGGACCCGCAGGCGCGCATCAGTGGCGCCATCGCCGCCTTCGTGCAGGCCTATGTGCAGGATCCGCGCTGCGCGCGCGTCTGCGTGCTGGAAGCGGTGGGTGTCAGCGCAGCGATGGAAAAGCATCGGCGCGACACCATCCATGCCTTCGCCGCGGTGATCGAGGGCTTCGCACGGCACCTGGCCGAAACCGGCCTGCTGCCGAAACGCGACTACCACCTGCTCAGCGTCGCGCTGGTGGGCGGCACCAACGAACTGCTGGCCGAGTGGCTGACGGTCGAGCAGCCGCCCAGCATCGAGACGCTGACGCAGGAGATCCAGCTGCTATTCCGCGCCGCGATCCGCGGTGGGATCGAGTTGCTGCGCGAGGCGCCCGGAATCGATCCGCGTCAAACGGGCTGAGGCGGCACCGCGGATCGCTCCCGCCCTTCGGCGAGGGCGGACTGGGCGATGCGCAGCATGACCTGTCGCGCGAGCCGGATTTCCTGTTCCGTCGGCGCCTGCTTGCTGAACAGCCAGCTGCCGGCGTGCAGAATCGCCGCGATGATGCTCTGGTAGAGCAGGGGATGGGCGACCGGCCGGCCCAGCTTCTGCACCTGGTCCATGTACAGCCTGAGCGTGCCCTCGCCGACCCGGCGCCGATCCTTGTGGACCGGGGATCCCGGCAGGTGCGCTTCCCGATACAGGGCCAGCACGACCGGGCCGGTGTCCAGCCCCCATTGAATGTAAGCGTCGACGCCAGCGGCGATGCGGCCCATCAGGTCTTCAGCCTGGGACATGGAAGCGTTCATGCGGGCCAGCAGGGCATCGTTCGCGCGCTGCACCACCCGCTCCAGCACCTCGTCCTTGCCGGAGAACCAGCGATAGAAGGTGGGCCGGGAAATGCCGGCCTCGACCAGGATCTGCTCCACCGTGATTTCGTGATAGCTGTGCCGGGCGTAGACGACCTCGGCAGCGGCGAGCACGAGCTCTTCGTTCTCGGCGCGCTGGGCGGCCGAAGCCTTGGGGCGGCCGGGCGGCCGCGGGCGTGGCTTGAGCGCGGTGG
Protein-coding sequences here:
- a CDS encoding TetR/AcrR family transcriptional regulator produces the protein MSDLTLVRTKSTALKPRPRPPGRPKASAAQRAENEELVLAAAEVVYARHSYHEITVEQILVEAGISRPTFYRWFSGKDEVLERVVQRANDALLARMNASMSQAEDLMGRIAAGVDAYIQWGLDTGPVVLALYREAHLPGSPVHKDRRRVGEGTLRLYMDQVQKLGRPVAHPLLYQSIIAAILHAGSWLFSKQAPTEQEIRLARQVMLRIAQSALAEGRERSAVPPQPV
- a CDS encoding TetR/AcrR family transcriptional regulator, encoding MSSLARMSKRSYARKPAQGPRPPAAAGPSRRGYAGMTPEELDRERRRRLLDAALELFAKQGYAHTSIEQLCAQSRVTARYFYQLFSSREALLRALYDEIIARTRAATLAALSGPGQDPQARISGAIAAFVQAYVQDPRCARVCVLEAVGVSAAMEKHRRDTIHAFAAVIEGFARHLAETGLLPKRDYHLLSVALVGGTNELLAEWLTVEQPPSIETLTQEIQLLFRAAIRGGIELLREAPGIDPRQTG